A genomic stretch from Peromyscus eremicus chromosome 6, PerEre_H2_v1, whole genome shotgun sequence includes:
- the Gimd1 gene encoding GTPase IMAP family member GIMD1 yields the protein MTDTNKMTINLAVFGRTQSGKSSAGNTLLGSADFYSSFSPGSVTKDCHLGRSCHLHSFMRRGGQEVTLQIQVLDTPGYPHSKLSMRHVKQEVKKALAHHFGQEGLHLALLVQRVDVPFFGQEAPNPVQLIQELLGDSWKNYTAVLFTHAEKIEEAGISEDEYLHEASDTLLTLLNSVRQRYAFLYEKGNLCNEQRIQVLERIMEFIKENHYQVLSFT from the exons ATGACAGACACCAACAAGATGACCATCAATTTGGCTGTCTTTGGCAGGACTCAGAGCGGAAAAAGTTCTGCGGGGAATACTCTTTTGGGAAGTGCTGACTTCTACAGCAGTTTCTCTCCGGGCTCTGTAACCAAAGACTGCCACCTGGGCCGCAGCTGTCACCTCCACAGCTTCATGCGTCGAGGAGGGCAAGAAGTAACCCTGCAGATACAGGTATTGGACACTCCAGGGTATCCACACAGCAAGCTGAGCATGAGACATGTGAAGCAAGAAGTCAAGAAGGCCCTGGCACATCACTTTGGACAAGAGGGTCTCCATCTTGCTCTGCTCGTCCAGAGAGTGGATGTGCCTTTCTTCGGACAGGAAGCACCTAATCCAGTCCAGTTGATCCAG gAACTTCTGGGAGATTCTTGGAAGAATTACACTGCTGTTCTTTTTACCCATGCAGAAAAAATAGAAGAGGCAGGGATCAGTGAAGATGAATATTTGCATGAGGCTTCTGATACACTGTTAACTCTGCTAAATTCTGTTCGGCAGAGGTATGCTTTCCTGTATGAAAAAGGTAACTTGTGCAATGAACAAAGAATTCAAGTCTTAGAAAGAATCAtggaatttataaaagaaaatcattatCAAGTTCTTAGTTTTACATAA